The following coding sequences lie in one Aspergillus puulaauensis MK2 DNA, chromosome 3, nearly complete sequence genomic window:
- a CDS encoding uncharacterized protein (COG:S;~EggNog:ENOG410PS0G;~InterPro:IPR010666;~PFAM:PF06839;~go_function: GO:0008270 - zinc ion binding [Evidence IEA]) — translation MITPYKRRRGVGGGGETPKSPRTAVPTRGLLLDGVWRCNCPERPPAVKLQTRNHGVNHGRWFYTCQKDHQQRCKFFLWANDAETREKFTLLSNSRTEAPSPSTTPQTASSKTASAQQSSGLLTPQTGQQDRYGESRARRTSTSGSGSANAKARMMTEDTDEFEWDDSMDNEMERVLESSQPLRQPEFGLPARKTPRTEAVMSPGKRKRSFDDDGAEERGKGAPITPGGLGQGTPFLTPTPARYKNVISGVGESPLATPSDLAVQVSKILEGHGVDVPVAARAELKELLNRHELKAKGILRGRDISWKALKNKDEQIERLNERISMLESQRELDRTVRGGD, via the exons ATGATAACTCCATATAAACGCCGTCGTGGAGTCGGAGGTGGCGGGGAAACACCCAAGTCCCCTCGCACCGCTGTGCCCACTCGGGGTCTTTTACTAGACGGCGTATGGCGATGCAATTGTCCGGAGCGGCCACCGGCGGTGAAGCTGCAGACGAGGAATCATGGTGTTAATCATGGGCGATGGT TCTACACCTGTCAGAAAGACCACCAGCAGCGCTGCAAATTCTTCCTATGGGCTAACGACGCCGAAACCCGCGAAAAGTTCACCCTGCTCTCGAACTCCCGCACCGAGGCCCCATCACCGTCTACAACTCCTCAAACCGCCTCGTCGAAGACCGCATCCGCGCAACAGAGCTCAGGCCTTCTAACACCGCAGACCGGTCAGCAAGATAGGTACGGCGAGTCGCGGGCGCGCAGGACATCGACGAGCGGAAGTGGAAGCGCAAATGCGAAAGCGCGCATGATGACCGAAGACACCGATGAGTTCGAGTGGGATGATTCAATGGACAacgagatggagagggtGCTTGAGAGTAGCCAGCCGCTGCGGCAACCGGAGTTTGGACTCCCAGCGCGGAAAACGCCACGTACGGAAGCTGTTATGAGTCCGGGGAAGAGAAAGCGGTCGtttgatgatgacggtgcGGAGGAAAGAGGGAAAGGGGCGCCCATTACACCGGGTGGTCTTGGACAAGGAACGCCGTTCCTCACGCCTACGCCGGCCAGATATAAGAATGTTATTTCCGGGGTTGGGGAGTCGCCCCTTGCAACGCCGTCGGATCTAGCTGTGCAGGTTTCCAAAATATTAGAGGGGCATGGAGTTGATGTTCCCGTGGCGGCAAGGGCCgagttgaaggagttgtTGAATCGGCATGAGTTGAAGGCAAAGGGGATCCTCCGTGGACGAGATATCTCGTGGAAGGCATTGAAGAATAAGGATGAGCAGATTGAGAGGTTGAATGAGAGGATCTCAATGCTGGAATCGCAACGGGAGTTAGATCGGACGGTAAGAGGAGGTGATTAA
- the trm5 gene encoding tRNA (guanine) methyltransferase (BUSCO:EOG09262I0R;~COG:A;~EggNog:ENOG410PI9Q;~InterPro:IPR030382,IPR025792,IPR029063;~PFAM:PF02475;~go_function: GO:0009019 - tRNA (guanine-N1-)-methyltransferase activity [Evidence IEA];~go_process: GO:0030488 - tRNA methylation [Evidence IEA]), producing MDPTIESDSYSPLRSELPEMFRPPVNRAMRALDRSFFRKTIPLSAATVFKNSDISKVRDKLIKSRDQFALPRLNSVKEIKKDDIVRKCLLLKEEIKHNDIATWSPTVNELVDSGAVGLGPYDLTLDYDYWNYSDIIAAILPEDMLDEVPQGFTQVGHVAHLNLRDQYLPWKHLIAQIILDKNPTIRTVIRKTEDVGSQSEFRTFPYEHLEGERNMNVIQHEQDCEFHFDYSRVYWNSRLDTEHRRLVDKFQPGEIVCDVMAGVGPFAVPAGRKKIFVWANDLNPHGYEVMQDAVKRNKVQRFVTPHNQDGRKFIQWSAKALLEEEPVTVSIQPKVKRSRNASKEEQAPAPPPEVFNRPNVFDHYVMNLPGNALEFLDAFIGVYEGHEDLFAPHTERALPMVHVYCFSGHSENEIDDHIDICKRMSERLDYPISTEDRVGGSGNTELELSIYNVRLVSPNKQMFCASFRLPRDVAFRKK from the exons ATGGACCCTACTATCGAAAGCGACAGCTACAGTCCGCTCCGCAGCGAACTCCCCGAGATGTTTCGACCCCCCGTGAACCGCGCAATGCGGGCTCTGGACCGATCATTCTTCAGAAAGACGATACCGCTTTCTGCTGCGACTGTATTCAAGAATTCGGATATCTCAAAGGTGCGGGATAAGCTGATTAAGAGCCGGGATCAATTCGCACTGCCGCGTTTGAATAGCGTCAAGGAAATCAAGAAGGATGATATTGTGAGGAAGTGCTTGCTGCTTAAAGAGGAGATTAAACACAATG ACATCGCGACGTGGTCGCCGACTGTTAATGAGTTGGTCGATAGtggggctgttgggctgGGGCCTTATGACTTGACGCTGGATTATGATTATTGGAATTATT CCGATATTATTGCTGCGATCCTCCCAGAGGATATGCTTGATGAGGTACCGCAGGGCTTCACGCAGGTTGGACACGTCG CCCACTTGAACCTCCGCGACCAGTACCTGCCATGGAAGCACCTTATTGCCCAGatcatcctcgacaagaacCCTACTATCCGCACCGTGATCAGGAAGACCGAGGATGTAGGCTCGCAAAGCGAGTTCCGGACATTCCCCTACGAGCACCTAGAGGGTGAGCGCAACATGAACGTTATTCAGCACGAGCAAGACTGCGAGTTCCACTTCGACTACTCTCGAGTATACTGGAACAGTCGTCTGGATACCGAGCACCGCAGACTCGTAGACAAATTCCAGCCCGGCGAAATAGTCTGCGACGTCATGGCCGGTGTTGGACCATTCGCGGTTCCCGCGGGTAGGAAGAAGATTTTCGTTTGGGCCAATGACCTCAACCCGCATGGGTACGAGGTGATGCAGGATGCTGTGAAAAGGAACAAGGTGCAGAGATTTGTCACTCCGCATAACCAAGACGGAAGGAAGTTCATCCAGTGGTCCGCGAAAGCCCTCCTGGAAGAGGAGCCCGTTACAGTGTCTATACAACCGAAGGTGAAACGATCGAGGAACGCCTCaaaggaagagcaagcaCCTGCACCCCCGCCGGAAGTGTTCAACCGCCCAAATGTTTTCGACCACTACGTGATGAACCTCCCTGGAAACGCGCTCGAGTTCCTGGATGCGTTCATCGGCGTCTATGAAGGCCACGAGGACCTGTTTGCACCGCACACCGAAAGGGCCCTCCCGATGGTTCATGTATACTGTTTCTCGGGTCACTCTGAAAACGAAATTGACGACCACATCGACATCTGCAAGCGCATGTCCGAGAGACTAGACTACCCCATCAGCACGGAGGATCGGGTCGGGGGGTCTGGAAATACAGAACTAGAGCTTTCCATCTACAACGTGAGACTGGTTAGCCCTAACAAGCAGATGTTCTGTGCTAGTTTCCGACTTCCTCGCGATGTTGCGTTCAGGAAGAAGTGA
- the RPB4 gene encoding DNA-directed RNA polymerase II subunit RPB4 (BUSCO:EOG09264ZI5;~COG:K;~EggNog:ENOG410PP7T;~InterPro:IPR006590,IPR010997,IPR038324,IPR005574;~PFAM:PF03874;~go_component: GO:0030880 - RNA polymerase complex [Evidence IEA];~go_function: GO:0000166 - nucleotide binding [Evidence IEA];~go_process: GO:0006352 - DNA-templated transcription, initiation [Evidence IEA];~go_process: GO:0044237 - cellular metabolic process [Evidence IEA]): MMSGVTLPPATHRQRALPQGELEAASTLKLGADQNTHTLSLSEARLVINKVLENKRRGGKKYEEPENLAKTLAYLEQFARFKEEENIKAVERLLNSHTELEMFERSQLGSLCCDNAEEAKSLIPSLQNKISDGELQELLDELTKLRNFTD, translated from the exons ATGATGAGCGGCGTCACCCTTCCCCCGGCTACACACCGCCAACGCGCCCTTCCCCAAGGCGAGCTCGAAGCAGCCTCAACACTCAAGCTCGGCGCGGACCAGAATACGCATACGTTATCGCTTTCGGAAGCGCGTCTTGTCATCAACAAGGTGCTTGAGAACAAGCGGAGGGGCGGAAAGAAATACGAAGAGCCGGA GAACCTCGCTAAGACATTGGCGTACCTTGAGCAGTTTGCCCGGttcaaggaagaggagaacaTTAAGGCTGTTGAGCGGCTGTTAAATTCGCATACAGAGCTGGAGATGTTTGAGAGGTCGCAGCTTG GAAGTTTATGCTGCGATAATGCGGAAGAGGCAAAGTCGCTTATCCCCAGTCTGCAGAACAAGATCTCCGATGGCGAGTTGCAGGAGCTGTTGGATGAGTTGACGAAGCTGAGAAATTTCACGGACTAA
- the dapB gene encoding dipeptidyl aminopeptidase dapB (COG:O;~EggNog:ENOG410PGX8;~InterPro:IPR001375,IPR038554,IPR029058,IPR002471, IPR002469;~MEROPS:MER0000405;~PFAM:PF00930,PF00326;~TransMembrane:1 (i86-107o);~go_function: GO:0004252 - serine-type endopeptidase activity [Evidence IEA];~go_function: GO:0008236 - serine-type peptidase activity [Evidence IEA];~go_process: GO:0006508 - proteolysis [Evidence IEA]), translated as MHGSEDREESELLPMNRRRSSATSATTDDSGFSVDSFEEQKYNVAPTDTLGGARGTRYRDEEDGETETNESFIQTKSSTSSRSRRIIWLLALLCVGGWVLAFVLFVFRGRSDIQRSSDIFQVHEPGPNVPGVNAGKPVKLEQVLSGDFAPRGHAISWIAGPDGEDGLLVERGESDDGYLRINDIHSKEGETNRVLMKKSTVKVGEQTISPSGTQPSPNLKKVLLVSHMEKNWRHSSTGRYWIFDVETQTAEPLDPDNIDGRIQLAHWSPKSDAIAFVRGNNLYLRKLSAKGVVPITKDGGEQLFYGAPDWVYEEEVFSGNSVTWWSDDGSKIAFMRTNESAVPEFPVQYYLSRPSGKAPPPGLENYPEVREIKYPKAGAPNPFVSLQFFDVDANEVFSVETPEDFGDDDRLIIEVVWANEGKVLVRTTNRESDIFKIFLIDTKLRESKLIRIQDVSELDGGWVEPTQSTRFIPADPENGRPYDGYIDTVIHEGYDHLGYFTPLDNPEPIMLTSGEWEVVGAPTTVDLKRGLVYFIATKEEPTQRHLYSVQLDGSNLQPLTDTSEPGYYGASFSHGAGYAVLSYKGPSVPWQTVISTEGDKTTTLKTIEENADLKTKIRQYALPTEKYQNITVDGFTLQVVERLPPHFNPAKQYPVLFFLYGGPGSQTVNREFSVDFQTYVASSLGYIVVTVDGRGTGFIGREARCIIRGNIGYYEALDQIAAAKEWAQKPYVDESRIAIWGWSYGGFMTLKTLEQDAGETFQYGMAVAPVTDWRFYDSVYTERYMHTPQHNPDGYGNTSISDMAALQNNVRFLVIHGASDDNVHIQNTLTLIDNLDLAGVQNYDVHFYPDSDHSIFFHNAHIMVYERLSSWLVNAFNGEWHRISNPKPDDSMWERLTKRVLPSFAH; from the exons ATGCATGGCTCCGAAGATCGCGAGGAGTCCGAATTGCTTCCTATGAATCGCCGCCGTTCCTCCGCTACTTCTGCGACCACCGATGACTCCGGGTTCTCCGTTGATTCCTTCGAAGAACAGAAATACAATGTCGCACCGACCGATACACTAGGAGGTGCCCGAGGAACAAGATAtcgtgatgaggaggatggagaaactgAAACCAACGAATCGTTCATTCAAACGAAATCTTCAACAAGCAGCCGTTCGCGTCGAATTatctggctgctggctctACTTTGCGTCGGGGGATGGGTGCTCGCGTTCGTGCTGTTTGTGTTCAGGGGACGTTCTGATATTCAGCGCTCATCAGATATATTCCAAGTGCATGAGCCTGGTCCTAATGTGCCTGGTGTAAACGCTGGGAAACCCGTGAAGTTGGAACAGGTGCTTTCAGGAGATTTCGCGCCTAGGGGTCACGCGATTTCCTGGATTGCTGGACCtgatggcgaagatgggCTGTTGGTCGAAAGAGGGGAGAGTGATGATGGTTATCTGCGAATCAACGACATCCACAGCAAGGAGGGCGAAACGAACAGAGtactgatgaagaagagtaCTGTCAAAGTTGGCGAACAGACAATTTCACCCTCTGGTACGCAACCGAGTCCCAATTTGAAGAAAGTACTGCTTGTATCTCATATGGAGAAGAACTGGAGGCATTCGTCGACCGGGAGATATTGGATCTTTGACGTGGAAACTCAAACCGCCGAACCTCTGGACCCTGACAATATTGATGGGCGAATTCAGCTAGCTCATTGGTCGCCCAAGTCTGATGCCATTGCCTTTGTCCGCGGCAACAACTTGTATCTTCGAAAACTTTCTGCCAAGGGCGTTGTGCCCATTACCAAGGATGGTGGCGAGCAACTGTTTTATGGCGCCCCTGACTGGGTatatgaagaggaagtctTTTCAGGAAACAGTGTCACTTGGTGGTCTGACGATGGCTCCAAGATTGCCTTTATGCGGACGAATGAGTCGGCCGTCCCCGAATTTCCTGTCCAATATTACCTGTCTCGGCCATCAGGAAAGGCGCCACCTCCAGGGTTAGAAAACTATCCGGAGGTGCGGGAGATCAAGTATCCAAAGGCCGGCGCTCCCAACCCATTCGTCAGCCTACAGTTCTTTGATGTTGACGCGAATGAAGTGTTCTCTGTTGAAACGCCCGAGGACTTTGGCGATGACGACCGGCTTATCATCGAGGTTGTATGGGCCAACGAAGGCAAGGTGCTTGTGCGGACGACGAACAGAGAAAGCGACATCTTTAAGATCTTCCTGATTGACACTAAACTCCGGGAAAGCAAGCTTATCAGGATACAAGATGTGTCCGAACTTGACGGCGGATGGGTAGAACCTACCCAGTCCACAAGATTCATCCCTGCCGATCCGGAGAACGGACGCCCGTATGATGGCTATATCGACACCGTTATCCACGAAGGATATGATCATCTAGGATACTTTACTCCTTTGGACAACCCAGAGCCTATCATGCTCACCTCTGGCGAGTGGGAGGTCGTAGGTGCGCCTACTACTGTGGATTTGAAACGGGGTCTGGTCTATTTCATAGCTACCAAGGAGGAGCCGACCCAGCGCCATCTGTACAGCGTCCAACTTGACGGATCAAATCTACAGCCGCTGACTGACACCTCGGAGCCAGGCTATTACGGCGCCTCGTTCTCGCATGGAGCTGGGTATGCAGTGCTCAGTTACAAGGGCCCTTCTGTCCCGTGGCAAACCGTCATTAGTACTGAGGGCGACAAGACCACGACACTGAAAACCATTGAAGAAAACGCGGATTTGAAAACCAAGATCCGCCAATACGCTCTTCCGACGGAAAAGTACCAGAATATCACCGTCGACGGCTTTACCCTCCAAGTCGTCGAACGACTGCCACCGCATTTCAACCCGGCGAAGCAGTACcctgttcttttcttcctaTACGGAGGCCCAGGGTCTCAAACCGTGAACCGCGAGTTTAGTGTGGATTTCCAAACGTATGTTGCGTCGAGCCTCGGCTACATTGTCGTCACCGTCGACGGACGAGGCACTGGCTTCATTGGACGAGAAGCACGATGCATCATTCGAGGCAATATCGGGTACTACGAAGCGCTCGACCAGATTGCTGCCGCCAAAGAGTGGGCTCAAAAGCCATACGTAGACGAGTCCCGAATTGCgatctggggctggagttATGGTGGGTTCATGACATTAAAGACACTCGAGCAAGACGCCGGCGAGACCTTCCAATACGGAATGGCTGTGGCGCCTGTAACCGACTGGCGATTTTATG ACTCCGTATACACAGAGCGCTACATGCACACCCCACAACACAACCCAGATGGCTACGGCAACACCAGCATAAGCGACATGGCCGCGCTCCAGAACAACGTccgcttcctcgtcatccacgGCGCCTCGGATGATAACGTCCACATCCAGAACACGCTCACCCTAATCGATAACCTGGATCTCGCGGGCGTCCAGAACTACGACGTCCATTTCTATCCTGATTCAGACCATAGCATATTCTTCCACAATGCCCACATCATGGTCTATGAAC GCCTTTCGAGCTGGCTCGTCAATGCGTTCAATGGCGAATGGCATCGAATCTCGAACCCAAAGCCGGACGACTCGATGTGGGAGCGGCTTACGAAGAGGGTTCTGCCTAGTTTTGCACATTAA
- a CDS encoding PX domain-containing protein (BUSCO:EOG09260DUR;~COG:U;~EggNog:ENOG410Q8MH;~InterPro:IPR024554,IPR024555,IPR001683,IPR036871;~PFAM:PF12825,PF12828,PF00787;~go_function: GO:0035091 - phosphatidylinositol binding [Evidence IEA]): MQTSNGVDSAAPRPDGDLGHQQILTGKQEHYLKRELIAQQVQHEISELNSPTALRRFGAPFRSEFGEVAPIDSELPILRFIFVHHVRDFPFLDQAREKEFWQDKLQVFLESFANKNVSSSEDRLEETKRRKLARKCEKLVELMMVSGIPTASGYEERIQFSEMEVVDRGANEKGLLVNMPEGNAINGWDINVAAVRVTSVRRTVRHHQHAEFIIRVKRGGKPDIFVARRFGDFAKLQKRLHTEVPGKALPPLPRKNKSSTTSSFWWGGAAAEDDESSVSSVSTQDTGLVEEARSSRTLAPSDIVQRGRSRSRSSVRKSPRSSAERPTETVLFREEQRISLRAYLRTVLQNKRLAESKALEEFLTADPFVPGQEETLDMGKRKEVDAIRIEEQKRFYEIARQRAAELDVYMEKFRRDIVESNGLTKLFAEIKEKPTVEDLSPQYQKFAEWLRIEVAATLYHLFLAEDNSAELFAQAKRIHSLVPYTLLKNVIRIANPAAVMTGVLDLFLAQPFGSRSLLQRIFSMTLNDGIKGFQRSIDAMAAKVDDPVVAQRLKAFTEADEDVKNEIRLEATEDDVDVAVAILRSELIPLELTTDQVGKVFNSYVAWNHAVENVDEEMREGADWFANVKQLLKLYTRQADKAKMLNIIEEPVTLQLFRDLFTIFYEPLVRVYKSANVYNSITDFAKFADDAIAVIEKCQRQDISADPNQTVQAFIDLCERHQASLYKFIHEVHLHDNGLFGSLMAWIENILDFLRNGPGGGKLDMNALFSGGKDVGLINPNLAREEIDKLIKWHEDRKQWHLNKTRQKMAAEGTASSPFQTKFKGSDFGLDEGDLEALAISDEGSDASDELEAEDEAEEVDPIAVERKRRSRQQVQLRRTAGEPIKPDIQEILKLSDSFSILLRQVLAD, from the exons ATGCAAACGAGCAACGGGGTGGACTCAGCTGCCCCTCGCCCAGATGGCGACCTTGGTCACCAACAAATCCTCACTGGAAAGCAAGAACACT ACCTTAAGCGCGAACTCATCGCCCAGCAGGTTCAGCACGAAATCTCCGAACTAAACTCTCCAACCGCCCTTCGTCGTTTCGGTGCACCCTTCAGATCGGAATTCGGAGAAGTCGCGCCCATAGATTCCGAACTTCCTATACTCCGATTTATCTTCGTCCACCATGTTCGGGATTTCCCCTTTCTAGACCAGGCGCGGGAGAAGGAATTTTGGCAGGACAAGTTGCAGGTG TTCCTTGAATCCTTTGCGAACAAAAATGTATCGTCATCGGAAGACCGTCTGGAAGAGACAAAGCGGAGAAAGTTGGCCCGGAAATGCGAGAAACTCGTGGAGCTTATGATGGTATCTGGAATACCTACTGCATCTGGATATGAAGAGCGTATCCAATTTTCCGAGATGGAGGTCGTCGATCGTGGAGCCAATGAGAAGGGGCTACTCGTAAATATGCCCGAGGGAAACGCGATCAATGGGTGGGATATCAACGTCGCTGCTGTGAGAGTCACATCCGTACGACGCACAGTCCGACACCATCAACATGCG GAATTTATCATTCGTGTGAAGCGGGGCGGAAAGCCAGATATTTTCGTCGCTCGGCGGTTTGGTGACTTTGCTAAGCTTCAGAAGAGGCTGCATACCGAAGTTCCTGGCAAGGCGCTACCGCCTCTCCCGCGAAAGAACAAGtcatcaacaacttcaagCTTTTGGTGGGGTGGCGCGGCTGCGGAAGATGATGAGTCTTCTGTTTCCTCTGTCTCAACCCAGGATACAGGCCTCGTAGAAGAGGCACGGTCCTCCCGAACCCTAGCTCCATCAGACATTGTTCAACGCGGCCGATCAAGGTCACGGAGTTCTGTGAGAAAGTCACCCAGATCTTCTGCAGAGCGTCCCACGGAGACGGTGCTGTTCCGGGAGGAGCAAAGAATTTCACTCCGCGCGTACCTCCGTACAGTCTTGCAAAATAAACGGTTAGCCGAGTCAAAGGCATTGGAAGAGTTCTTGACGGCAGATCCATTTGTCCCTGGTCAAGAGGAGACGCTTGACATGGGAAAACGAAAAGAAGTAGATGCTATTAGAATAGAAGAGCAAAAGCGCTTCTACGAGATTGCACGGCAACGTGCCGCAGAGCTGGACGTCTATATGGAGAAGTTCCGGCGAGATATCGTTGAGAGCA ATGGGTTGACCAAGCTGTTTGCCGAGATCAAAGAGAAGCCAACTGTCGAAGATCTAAGTCCCCAGTATCAGAAGTTTGCCGAATGGCTACGTATTGA GGTCGCCGCTACTTTGTACCACCTTTTCCTGGCCGAAGACAATTCAGCAGAGCTTTTCGCGCAGGCGAAACGGATTCATTCCTTGGTGCCGTATACTTTGTTGAAGAATGTGATTCGAATTGCCAACCCCGCTGCTGTAATGACAGGGGTTTTGGATCTCTTCCTCGCTCAGCCTTTCGGTTCTCGATCTCTTTTGCAGCGGATATTCTCCATGACCTTGAACGATGGCATCAAGGGATTCCAACGTTCGATTGATGCTATGGCTGCTAAAGTTGATGACCCTGTCGTGGCCCAGAGGCTGAAAGCATTTACTGAggccgacgaagatgtcAAGAACGAGATTCGCCTCGAAGCTACTGAAGACGATGTAGACGTTGCTGTCGCTATTCTTCGATCAGAATTGATTCCACTCGAACTCACGACGGACCAGGTTGGCAAAGTCTTCAATTCATATGTTGCCTGGAATCACGCCGTGGAAAATGTGGACGAGGAAATGCGGGAGGGCGCAGACTGGTTCGCCAATGTGAAGCAATTACTCAAACTCTACACAAGGCAGGCAGACAAGGCCAAGATGCTGAACATCATAGAAGAGCCAGTGACGCTGCAGCTTTTCCGCGACCTTTTCACCATCTTCTACGAGCCACTAGTTCGTGTTTATAAATCGGCGAACGTCTACAACAGCATTACGGATTTCGCCAAGTTTGCTGACGACGCTATTGCTGTGATTGAGAAGTGTCAAAGACAGGATATCTCTGCCGATCCCAACCAAACGGTTCAGGCATTTATTGATCTCTGTGAACGACACCAAGCCAGTCTTTACAAATTCATCCACGAAGTGCATCTTCACGACAACGGGCTTTTTGGATCATTGATGGCCTGGATTGAAAACATCCTTGACTTCCTTCGCAACGGCCCAGGTGGTGGCAAGCTCGATATGAACGCTTTGTTTAGCGGAGGCAAGGACGTTGGCCTGATCAACCCGAATCTTGCTCGCGAAGAAATAGATAAGCTGATCAAGTGGCACGAGGACCGGAAGCAATGGCACCTCAACAAGACTCGGCAGAAGATGGCCGCCGAAGGAACAGCGTCTTCCCCCTTCCAAACCAAGTTCAAGGGAAGCGACTTTGGATTGGACGAG GGCGACCTCGAAGCACTCGCTATCTCCGACGAAGGCTCCGACGCCTCCGATGAACTTGAGGCCGAagacgaggccgaagaggTAGACCCGATCGCTGTGGAACGGAAGCGCCGCTCCCGGCAACAGGTTCAACTGCGCCGTACAGCCGGCGAGCCCATCAAGCCCGATATTCAAGAGATCCTCAAGTTGTCCGACTCGTTCAGCATTCTGCTGCGCCAGGTACTTGCGGATTAA